Proteins encoded in a region of the Cytobacillus pseudoceanisediminis genome:
- a CDS encoding Na+/H+ antiporter subunit E, translated as MAFQILLNVFLGFMWMFLTGSYEPVAFLKGYLFGLLIIFTFRRFFDSRFYLLRVVAVINLLFLFIKELILANIGVLKVLLRPKLDMRPGIFAYPTVLKKDWEITVLSNLITLTPGTLVVDVSPDNKILYIHAIDIEDAEETIDSIRNSFEKAILEVSR; from the coding sequence ATGGCATTTCAAATATTATTAAATGTGTTCCTTGGGTTTATGTGGATGTTTTTAACAGGATCATACGAACCGGTTGCGTTCCTTAAAGGATACCTTTTTGGCCTGCTCATCATCTTTACTTTCAGAAGATTTTTCGATTCACGCTTTTATCTATTAAGAGTTGTGGCGGTAATCAATCTTTTGTTTCTTTTCATCAAAGAGCTTATCTTAGCGAACATCGGGGTGCTCAAAGTATTGTTAAGACCCAAGCTTGATATGCGGCCAGGCATTTTTGCCTACCCCACTGTCCTAAAAAAGGACTGGGAAATTACAGTACTATCGAATTTGATCACACTGACTCCGGGGACATTGGTTGTAGACGTTTCCCCGGATAATAAGATTCTTTACATTCATGCAATTGATATTGAAGATGCAGAGGAAACCATTGATTCAATCAGGAACTCGTTTGAAAAAGCAATCTTGGAGGTGAGCCGGTAA
- a CDS encoding MerR family transcriptional regulator yields the protein MNTSAAAKLLGVSPSTIQRWVKQLGLRTERNELGHYLFSEEDINLLKQVQDQLNQGIILQDVTVNGKKTRKGTVQGETAEPAMEKIYLKISELEQRLNGKADDVVSYQLLQHRSEIEELQKENARLLKRIEVLEARTAVKSRSLPADTLLVFDQEKPRKKLKKKNIFTMLFGF from the coding sequence ATGAATACAAGTGCTGCAGCCAAGTTGTTAGGAGTTTCGCCAAGCACTATTCAGCGATGGGTTAAACAACTGGGACTCCGGACGGAACGGAATGAACTAGGCCATTACTTATTTAGCGAAGAAGACATTAACCTGCTAAAGCAGGTGCAGGACCAGCTTAACCAGGGGATTATATTGCAGGACGTTACGGTAAATGGCAAAAAGACCAGAAAAGGTACGGTCCAGGGCGAAACAGCTGAACCAGCCATGGAGAAAATTTATTTGAAGATCAGCGAGCTTGAGCAGCGGCTGAACGGAAAAGCGGATGATGTTGTCTCCTATCAGCTGCTGCAGCACCGCAGCGAAATAGAAGAGCTGCAAAAAGAGAATGCACGCTTGCTTAAACGGATTGAGGTTCTTGAAGCCAGGACAGCTGTAAAAAGCCGAAGCCTCCCCGCTGATACCCTTTTGGTTTTTGATCAGGAGAAGCCCAGAAAAAAATTAAAAAAGAAAAATATTTTTACTATGCTATTTGGATTTTAA
- a CDS encoding hotdog fold thioesterase yields the protein MELKDTLIETLGMEIVSLEKGRVVATMPVDERTRQPFGLLHGGASVALAETVASIGAFELCDKEAESVAGLEINANHIRAKKDGIVTAVATVLHQGRTTMVWDIKITDENDKLICTSRCTMAVIKRK from the coding sequence ATGGAGTTGAAAGATACATTAATCGAAACACTCGGAATGGAAATTGTGTCACTTGAAAAGGGCCGTGTAGTTGCTACCATGCCTGTTGATGAACGCACCCGCCAGCCGTTTGGCCTGCTGCATGGAGGGGCGTCTGTCGCCCTTGCGGAAACTGTTGCAAGCATAGGAGCTTTTGAACTTTGCGATAAAGAAGCGGAATCTGTTGCAGGGCTTGAAATCAATGCCAACCATATACGTGCTAAAAAGGATGGAATTGTAACGGCTGTCGCAACAGTGCTGCATCAGGGAAGAACCACAATGGTATGGGATATCAAAATAACGGATGAAAATGACAAGCTGATATGCACATCCAGATGCACAATGGCCGTAATAAAAAGAAAATAA
- a CDS encoding Na(+)/H(+) antiporter subunit B encodes MKTNDIILQTATKVVLFLIVLFSIHIFFAGHYTPGGGFVGGLLTSGAIVLLLLAFDMKTVSKILPVNYIHMIAVGLLFAIGTGAGALLFNVPFLTHAFGHVDLPVLGDTSLHTATLFDLGVFLVVVGVTMTIIQTIGEDE; translated from the coding sequence ATGAAAACAAATGATATTATTCTGCAGACCGCTACGAAAGTAGTTTTGTTTCTCATTGTTCTTTTCTCTATCCATATCTTTTTTGCCGGTCATTATACACCGGGGGGCGGATTCGTCGGCGGTTTGCTGACATCGGGGGCAATCGTTCTGCTGCTGCTGGCTTTTGACATGAAAACTGTCTCAAAAATCCTTCCTGTCAATTATATTCACATGATTGCAGTTGGACTGCTATTTGCAATTGGTACAGGGGCGGGAGCATTGCTATTTAATGTCCCTTTCCTTACCCATGCTTTTGGACATGTTGACTTGCCAGTCCTGGGGGACACTTCCCTCCATACAGCTACACTGTTTGACCTGGGTGTTTTTCTGGTTGTTGTTGGCGTTACGATGACCATTATTCAAACGATAGGGGAGGATGAATAA
- the ald gene encoding alanine dehydrogenase — MIIGVPKEIKNNENRVAATPASVDALVKAGHKVLVEIDAGIGSGFTNEDYTEVGAVIVDTAAEAWNAEMVMKVKEPLASEYGYFREGLVLFTYLHLAAEPELAKALTEKGVTAIAYETVEVNRTLPLLTPMSEVAGRMSAQIGAQFLQKTNGGMGILLAGVPGVSRGKVTIIGGGVVGINAAKMAIGLGAQVTIIDLSPERLRQLDDIFGNSIQTLMSNPFNIAQAVKDADLVIGAVLIPGAKAPKLVTEEMIKTMKPGSVVVDVAIDQGGIFETVDHITTHDNPTYDKHGVVHYAVANMPGAVPRTSTIALTNVTINYALQIANKGVVKAIEDNAALKLGVNVVNGSITYPAVAKDLGYEYVSVEDAFAKVKAAN, encoded by the coding sequence ATGATTATTGGAGTACCTAAAGAGATTAAAAATAACGAAAATCGTGTTGCTGCGACACCAGCAAGCGTTGATGCATTAGTAAAAGCCGGACATAAAGTACTTGTAGAAATTGACGCAGGTATTGGAAGCGGTTTCACAAATGAAGATTATACAGAAGTAGGAGCTGTTATTGTAGATACAGCTGCAGAGGCATGGAATGCTGAAATGGTTATGAAGGTTAAAGAGCCTCTAGCTTCTGAGTATGGTTATTTCCGTGAAGGTTTGGTTCTTTTCACATACCTTCACCTTGCAGCAGAGCCTGAGCTTGCAAAAGCATTAACTGAAAAAGGTGTTACAGCTATTGCGTATGAAACAGTAGAAGTGAACCGTACATTGCCTCTTCTTACTCCAATGAGTGAAGTAGCAGGACGCATGTCTGCTCAGATTGGAGCTCAATTCCTTCAGAAGACAAATGGCGGAATGGGTATTCTTCTGGCAGGTGTTCCAGGCGTTTCACGCGGAAAAGTTACCATCATTGGCGGCGGTGTAGTTGGAATCAACGCAGCGAAAATGGCAATCGGGCTTGGCGCGCAAGTTACGATCATCGACTTAAGCCCAGAGCGTCTGCGTCAGCTTGACGATATCTTCGGAAACAGCATCCAAACTTTAATGTCTAATCCTTTCAACATTGCACAAGCTGTTAAAGATGCTGACCTGGTAATTGGTGCGGTTCTAATCCCAGGAGCTAAAGCGCCTAAGCTTGTAACGGAAGAAATGATTAAAACAATGAAGCCTGGTTCAGTAGTTGTTGACGTGGCGATTGATCAAGGCGGTATTTTCGAAACAGTTGATCATATTACAACTCATGATAACCCAACTTACGATAAGCATGGCGTTGTTCACTATGCAGTTGCAAACATGCCTGGTGCCGTTCCAAGAACATCTACAATTGCTCTTACAAACGTTACAATCAATTACGCACTGCAGATTGCAAACAAAGGTGTTGTTAAAGCTATTGAAGACAATGCAGCACTTAAGCTTGGCGTTAACGTCGTAAACGGCAGCATCACATATCCAGCGGTTGCGAAAGATCTTGGCTATGAGTATGTTTCTGTCGAAGATGCATTTGCTAAAGTAAAAGCAGCTAACTAA
- the mnhG gene encoding monovalent cation/H(+) antiporter subunit G: MNEIANIVIIVLIILGAFLSLVAAYGVIRLPDIYTRNHAASKSATLGVMSILLGALLFFYVKDGFFNSRVLLGIIFIFMTSPVAGHLIARAAYNSGVELWDKSVQDDLKDAPHMKKAGSKEQ; this comes from the coding sequence ATGAACGAGATCGCTAATATTGTCATTATTGTGCTGATTATTTTGGGAGCCTTTTTAAGCCTTGTCGCAGCATATGGTGTTATCAGGCTTCCTGATATCTATACCAGGAACCATGCCGCATCAAAGTCCGCTACACTGGGGGTTATGTCCATTCTGCTCGGAGCCCTGCTGTTCTTTTATGTTAAAGATGGCTTTTTCAATTCCAGAGTGCTGCTCGGAATTATATTCATCTTCATGACTTCACCTGTAGCCGGGCATTTAATTGCCCGGGCAGCTTATAACTCCGGTGTAGAGCTATGGGATAAAAGTGTACAGGATGACTTAAAAGATGCACCACATATGAAAAAGGCAGGCAGCAAGGAACAATAA
- a CDS encoding SDR family oxidoreductase: protein MELNELFHLGNKTAIVTGGGRGLGEQMANALGEAGANVVICSRSIEACEHVRKSLEAKGIKSLAIECDITNDEDIQIVISKTLETFGSIDILINNSGTSWVAPFLELPADKWDKVMNVNLKGLFLFSQAAAKVMTKQGSGKIINISSVNGMRGTHSAFLDAIAYNTSKGAVIALTKDLAVKLAPAGIQVNAIAPGFFPTRITKVLEKSSPVILGKIPAGRFGSEHDLKGAAVFLSSKASDYMTGQVLVVDGGMTASL, encoded by the coding sequence ATGGAATTGAACGAGTTATTTCATTTAGGCAATAAAACAGCAATTGTAACAGGAGGAGGCCGAGGACTCGGCGAGCAAATGGCAAATGCACTTGGGGAAGCAGGAGCAAATGTAGTCATCTGCTCACGCAGCATTGAAGCATGTGAGCATGTCAGAAAAAGCCTTGAAGCAAAGGGAATTAAATCTCTGGCGATTGAATGTGACATAACCAATGACGAAGACATCCAAATCGTCATCAGCAAGACCTTAGAGACATTTGGAAGCATCGATATTCTCATTAATAATAGCGGGACATCCTGGGTTGCGCCATTTCTTGAACTGCCTGCTGATAAATGGGACAAAGTCATGAATGTGAATCTAAAGGGGCTGTTTTTATTTTCACAGGCTGCGGCAAAAGTGATGACGAAGCAGGGCAGCGGCAAAATCATTAATATTTCTTCTGTAAATGGAATGAGGGGTACACATTCCGCATTTCTTGATGCAATTGCCTACAATACAAGTAAAGGAGCTGTTATTGCACTTACAAAGGATTTAGCTGTAAAATTGGCACCTGCCGGCATTCAAGTAAACGCTATTGCTCCAGGATTCTTTCCTACAAGAATAACAAAGGTCCTGGAAAAATCGAGTCCAGTTATTCTTGGAAAAATTCCTGCCGGAAGGTTTGGAAGTGAACATGATTTAAAAGGAGCAGCTGTCTTTTTATCCTCCAAAGCATCTGATTACATGACTGGACAGGTTTTAGTCGTAGATGGAGGAATGACAGCATCCCTCTAA
- a CDS encoding phosphatase PAP2 family protein, translated as MHVAGKRFLQNSRKKAAAASLIAILVNKIIKICYFKPRPFIKNKVGILIPAKRDSSFPSKHTVVSFAASIVIFYGNRFIGRILLWVSALTGFARIWAGHHYPSDVIGGALIGGTIGWMTEKCLHLNLKEGNQDDKKM; from the coding sequence ATGCATGTGGCTGGCAAAAGGTTCCTCCAAAACAGCCGCAAAAAAGCTGCTGCAGCTTCCCTGATCGCTATCCTGGTTAACAAGATCATTAAAATTTGTTATTTTAAGCCCCGCCCCTTCATAAAAAACAAGGTTGGCATATTGATCCCAGCCAAAAGAGATTCCAGTTTTCCAAGCAAACATACAGTGGTGTCGTTTGCTGCTTCTATCGTCATTTTTTACGGCAATCGATTTATAGGTCGTATTTTGCTGTGGGTTTCAGCTCTTACAGGTTTCGCGCGTATCTGGGCTGGCCACCATTACCCTTCCGATGTAATAGGCGGTGCCCTTATTGGCGGAACAATAGGCTGGATGACAGAAAAATGTTTACATTTGAATTTGAAAGAAGGAAATCAGGATGATAAAAAAATGTAA
- a CDS encoding alpha/beta fold hydrolase, whose amino-acid sequence MGFCLGGTFAAIYAAIADEPVKNLVLSVAPVDFSIVPVFDKWAEELRNGEGSLDSIFEAWGLIPPFAIKSGMRLFTSPIYYSPYLSLLARADDEAYASRWKRFSHWTDGHIPFAGAALKQINYDLLKENKLVNGTLTVGERKAVLSNIKANLLAVASDLDRLVPKEQIFPVMNLTSSTDKTFHLLQGGMPI is encoded by the coding sequence ATGGGCTTTTGCCTGGGCGGCACTTTTGCAGCCATTTATGCGGCCATTGCGGATGAGCCGGTCAAAAACTTAGTATTATCTGTCGCACCGGTTGACTTCAGCATCGTCCCTGTCTTTGATAAATGGGCAGAAGAATTGCGGAATGGAGAAGGCAGCCTGGACTCCATTTTTGAAGCATGGGGACTTATACCACCCTTTGCCATCAAATCAGGTATGCGGCTTTTTACTTCACCCATTTATTACTCCCCTTATTTGTCGCTTCTGGCCAGGGCTGACGATGAAGCATACGCCTCCCGGTGGAAACGTTTCAGCCACTGGACCGATGGCCATATTCCATTTGCAGGGGCAGCACTAAAGCAAATCAATTATGACCTTTTGAAAGAAAATAAGCTTGTGAATGGGACCTTAACCGTCGGTGAAAGGAAGGCGGTGCTAAGCAATATCAAAGCCAATTTACTCGCTGTTGCTTCGGATCTTGACCGCCTTGTACCAAAAGAACAGATTTTTCCGGTCATGAACCTGACCTCAAGTACTGACAAAACTTTCCATCTGCTTCAAGGGGGCATGCCAATCTGA
- a CDS encoding alanine/glycine:cation symporter family protein, translating into MLEALNKINGVLWGTPSLILLFGTGVLLTFMLKGLQFRRLIYAFKLGFTKEGQAGSNDEGDVSNFKALMTALAATIGNGNIAGVATAITLGGPGAIFWMWIVGLLGMATKYAEALLAMKYRVKNANGEYSSGPMYYVERGLGKKFKWLAVAFAIFGAFAALGIGNSVQSNTIAAVMDTSFGINNWITGVILAVLAALIIFGGIQRISTVAGFFVPVMAVLYIGGALIILAVNYDQIIPGFQTIFYYAFNPVAATGGFVGVVVSEAIKNGVSRGIFSNEAGLGTAALIAGNAKTDHPVKQALVAMTGTFIVTIVVCTMTGLVLIMTGFWDTTGGLISGVAHDGSLDGGALTSAAFAHVLGTAGEYIVAFSVIFFGFSTIVGWYVYGEKCFEYLVGTKGIMGYRAIYIFATGIGAVANLTTVWAFADMANALMMIPNLIALILLSKVVVKDTNEFFENHYKAANKQLKNAG; encoded by the coding sequence ATGCTTGAGGCGCTTAATAAAATTAACGGGGTGCTCTGGGGCACACCAAGTTTGATTTTGCTTTTTGGTACTGGTGTTCTTTTAACATTCATGCTGAAAGGCCTTCAATTCAGAAGGCTGATATATGCGTTTAAATTAGGGTTTACCAAAGAAGGTCAGGCTGGATCTAATGATGAGGGCGATGTCAGTAACTTTAAGGCGCTTATGACAGCTCTCGCAGCAACAATTGGCAATGGTAATATCGCCGGTGTTGCCACTGCGATTACACTTGGCGGACCAGGGGCCATCTTCTGGATGTGGATTGTTGGTCTGCTGGGAATGGCAACCAAATATGCTGAGGCATTACTGGCAATGAAATACCGAGTGAAAAACGCAAATGGAGAGTACTCCAGCGGACCGATGTATTATGTAGAACGCGGTCTTGGCAAAAAGTTCAAATGGCTTGCAGTTGCATTTGCAATCTTCGGAGCATTTGCAGCACTTGGAATCGGCAACAGTGTTCAATCGAATACCATTGCAGCTGTTATGGACACTTCATTTGGAATAAATAATTGGATTACAGGCGTTATTCTTGCTGTACTGGCTGCTTTAATCATTTTTGGCGGCATTCAGCGTATAAGTACAGTTGCTGGATTCTTTGTACCCGTCATGGCGGTGCTTTATATTGGCGGTGCTTTAATTATCCTGGCAGTTAATTATGATCAAATCATTCCTGGTTTCCAGACTATCTTCTACTATGCCTTCAATCCGGTTGCAGCGACTGGCGGTTTTGTCGGTGTTGTTGTATCTGAAGCGATCAAGAATGGTGTTTCAAGGGGGATTTTCTCTAATGAAGCCGGTCTTGGTACAGCAGCGCTTATCGCAGGCAACGCAAAGACAGACCACCCTGTAAAACAGGCTCTTGTTGCAATGACTGGTACATTCATTGTTACAATTGTTGTTTGTACGATGACTGGATTAGTGCTTATCATGACTGGTTTCTGGGACACAACTGGCGGATTGATCTCTGGTGTGGCTCATGACGGCAGCCTTGACGGCGGGGCATTAACAAGTGCAGCCTTTGCCCATGTACTTGGAACAGCGGGTGAATATATCGTTGCATTCTCTGTTATATTCTTCGGTTTCTCAACAATCGTCGGCTGGTATGTATACGGCGAAAAATGCTTTGAGTACCTGGTTGGCACAAAAGGAATTATGGGATACCGTGCCATCTACATCTTTGCGACTGGAATCGGTGCGGTTGCCAACTTAACTACCGTTTGGGCTTTCGCTGACATGGCAAATGCATTAATGATGATTCCTAACTTGATTGCATTAATCCTTCTAAGCAAAGTGGTTGTTAAAGATACTAATGAATTCTTTGAAAACCACTATAAAGCGGCTAATAAGCAGCTTAAGAATGCTGGCTGA
- a CDS encoding PucR family transcriptional regulator, producing MKPPSPFAVLVFRFKEEVTSKIEQNIIYLITTSQKVHITFHAAMGNEFIILAAPPDPAFSESAFIEFIRFFIDQMNTRFSIGYISGATGTTYQHYEKVEKSYQEALQVLRLKEQFPEEIHHVYSYQQLGIFRYLDAILEKKRLEPYEHPAIEKLKKYDLEHRTNLLATLEAFIDHDSNVNETAKKLHIHMNTLNYRLKRITDIGEVDLKNTNTKLSLYLELKIRRIERRAPICRFPQMEALLFYQFNNDSALQKLLY from the coding sequence ATTAAACCGCCATCGCCGTTTGCTGTACTTGTCTTTAGGTTTAAAGAAGAAGTTACCTCTAAAATAGAACAAAATATCATTTATCTGATCACGACGAGCCAAAAGGTTCATATAACCTTTCATGCAGCGATGGGAAATGAATTTATTATTCTGGCAGCGCCTCCAGATCCTGCTTTTTCTGAAAGTGCTTTTATAGAATTTATCCGTTTTTTCATCGATCAAATGAATACGCGGTTTAGCATTGGTTATATTAGCGGGGCAACTGGAACAACTTATCAACACTATGAAAAAGTTGAAAAAAGCTATCAGGAGGCACTGCAGGTCCTGCGCCTTAAAGAACAATTTCCCGAAGAGATTCATCATGTTTATAGCTATCAGCAGCTTGGCATTTTTCGCTATCTTGATGCCATACTCGAAAAGAAACGGCTGGAACCATATGAGCATCCGGCTATCGAAAAGCTTAAAAAATATGATCTTGAGCATCGGACCAATCTGCTGGCTACTCTGGAAGCCTTTATTGATCATGACAGCAATGTGAATGAAACAGCTAAAAAGCTGCATATCCATATGAATACATTGAATTATCGCTTAAAGAGGATAACCGATATCGGGGAAGTGGATCTGAAGAATACAAATACAAAACTTTCTTTATATCTTGAACTTAAAATCCGGAGAATCGAAAGAAGAGCCCCCATTTGTAGATTTCCACAAATGGAGGCTCTTTTATTTTATCAATTCAACAATGACAGCGCTTTACAAAAATTATTATACTGA
- a CDS encoding DedA family protein yields the protein MELELILEIIENNGYLGLFLWLWVGVFIFPVPNELIVMTVGLSSSLKTLHPVLAFIVIYLGILAALSTCYTIGRLIGRPLLKYFQKSKRMSKTIDASLKLMEKYHAFSLSFSYFVPGIRNFLPFLYGFSKLPFKKFALFAYSGALLWLSVTFTIGYVFGDHIDAIIKHEKELLLSLAGLTLLFLIFRFTRRKRGKEQEKLHDQGLGL from the coding sequence ATGGAACTGGAACTGATATTGGAAATTATTGAGAATAACGGATATTTGGGGCTGTTTCTTTGGCTTTGGGTAGGGGTCTTTATTTTTCCTGTGCCAAATGAATTGATCGTGATGACTGTTGGACTTTCTTCCTCTTTAAAAACACTTCACCCTGTGCTTGCTTTCATTGTCATTTATCTTGGCATCCTGGCTGCACTGTCAACCTGTTATACAATCGGACGTTTGATCGGCAGGCCATTGCTGAAATACTTTCAAAAAAGTAAAAGAATGTCTAAAACGATTGATGCTTCTTTAAAACTAATGGAGAAGTATCATGCCTTTTCCCTCTCCTTCAGTTATTTTGTTCCGGGTATCAGAAATTTCCTCCCTTTCTTATACGGCTTCAGTAAATTGCCATTTAAAAAATTCGCTTTGTTTGCATATAGCGGCGCCCTGTTATGGCTGTCTGTGACTTTTACGATCGGCTATGTATTTGGAGATCATATTGATGCCATCATCAAACATGAAAAAGAATTACTGCTTAGCCTGGCAGGCTTGACTTTGCTCTTCCTCATTTTTCGCTTCACCAGAAGAAAGCGCGGGAAGGAGCAAGAAAAACTGCATGATCAGGGGTTGGGACTTTAA
- a CDS encoding Na(+)/H(+) antiporter subunit C, producing MEILMAFVIGILFMSATYLMLSKSLLRIIVGTGLLSHGAHMLILTMGGLKTGSAPLLGEKAPYTDPIPQALILTAIVISFGVTAFFLVLAYRAYQELGTDNMDRMRGTEGND from the coding sequence ATGGAAATATTAATGGCTTTCGTAATTGGTATTTTATTTATGTCAGCTACTTATCTCATGCTGTCAAAAAGCTTGCTTCGCATTATTGTCGGAACCGGTCTTTTAAGTCATGGGGCACATATGCTGATATTAACGATGGGCGGTTTAAAAACAGGATCTGCCCCGCTGCTGGGCGAAAAAGCACCCTATACCGATCCGATTCCCCAGGCTCTTATCCTGACGGCAATTGTAATCAGCTTCGGGGTCACTGCGTTTTTCCTTGTACTGGCATACCGTGCCTACCAGGAGCTTGGCACTGATAATATGGATCGAATGAGAGGAACTGAAGGAAATGATTAA
- a CDS encoding Na+/H+ antiporter subunit D → MINFLILPILIPLVTGVLLIFAAKRIMLQRWIAGISSVIAIIFSALLVQKVRVDGIQTLDVSSWEAPFGITLVSDMMSALLVLTTSIIAFLCLIYSFWSIGEAREKFYYYAAFNFLIVGVNGAFTTGDIFNLFVFFEVMLMASYVLLVLGGKKAQLRESIKYILVNVISSALFVIAVAYLYSVVGTLNMAHISVRISEASQGNPPGIITVIAVLFLIVFGLKGAIFPLYFWMPGSYYAPPAPVLALFGALLTKVGVYSITRTYTLFFYHDTGFTHQLLSFLAVMSIIAGVIGAIAYWDIKKIIIYNIIIAVGAILFGVSAMTTDSLTGSIFYLIHDMIIKAALFLLAGIVIAIAGTSNLHKISGLIKRYPGLGWTFFIAALALAGIPPLSGFVGKLLIVKGGFEAEHYWGAGIVLMSSLLVLFSIMKVFINGFWGTPRAYKGEDKVPVGKMMIAPVILVVIAVFYGAGSEYVYPYILQAAETLANPEIYIEAVLKEY, encoded by the coding sequence ATGATTAACTTTTTAATATTGCCCATCCTGATCCCTTTAGTTACGGGTGTCCTTCTCATCTTCGCCGCTAAGAGAATTATGCTGCAAAGGTGGATTGCAGGCATTTCATCAGTGATTGCAATCATTTTTTCTGCCTTGCTGGTTCAGAAGGTTCGAGTTGACGGGATACAAACGCTGGATGTTTCAAGCTGGGAGGCTCCGTTTGGGATCACGCTTGTTTCTGACATGATGTCAGCTCTGCTGGTGCTGACAACCAGTATAATAGCATTTCTATGCTTGATTTATTCATTTTGGAGCATTGGGGAAGCCAGAGAGAAGTTTTACTATTATGCTGCCTTCAACTTTTTAATTGTTGGCGTGAACGGTGCGTTTACAACAGGAGATATCTTCAACCTTTTCGTATTTTTTGAGGTTATGCTGATGGCTTCCTATGTATTGCTTGTACTGGGAGGAAAGAAGGCACAGCTTAGGGAGTCCATTAAATATATCCTTGTAAACGTTATATCTTCCGCTCTGTTTGTTATAGCTGTAGCCTACCTTTATTCCGTTGTTGGAACACTCAATATGGCGCATATATCCGTCCGCATCAGCGAAGCCAGCCAAGGGAATCCCCCTGGAATCATTACAGTGATTGCTGTGCTGTTTTTAATCGTATTTGGATTGAAAGGAGCCATTTTTCCTTTATATTTCTGGATGCCGGGCTCTTACTATGCGCCGCCTGCTCCTGTTTTGGCTTTATTCGGAGCGCTGCTGACAAAAGTCGGAGTTTACTCCATTACAAGAACCTATACGTTGTTCTTTTATCATGATACTGGCTTTACCCATCAGCTCTTGAGCTTTTTGGCGGTTATGTCGATCATCGCCGGAGTCATTGGAGCAATTGCCTACTGGGATATTAAGAAAATTATCATCTACAATATCATTATTGCTGTAGGGGCGATTTTGTTTGGAGTATCAGCGATGACGACTGATTCCCTTACCGGGTCCATCTTCTATTTGATTCATGATATGATTATTAAGGCGGCTCTATTTTTACTTGCCGGCATCGTTATAGCGATAGCCGGTACAAGCAACCTGCATAAGATAAGCGGGTTGATCAAGCGCTATCCTGGTCTGGGCTGGACCTTTTTCATCGCAGCGCTTGCTCTTGCGGGAATCCCGCCGTTAAGCGGATTTGTTGGAAAGCTTCTAATTGTTAAAGGCGGTTTCGAAGCAGAACATTACTGGGGAGCAGGGATTGTTTTAATGTCCAGTCTTCTTGTGCTGTTCTCAATCATGAAAGTCTTCATTAATGGCTTTTGGGGTACACCTCGCGCCTATAAAGGGGAAGACAAAGTACCTGTCGGCAAAATGATGATTGCCCCGGTTATCCTTGTTGTCATTGCCGTTTTCTACGGAGCCGGCTCGGAGTATGTTTATCCGTATATCTTACAGGCTGCTGAAACTCTTGCAAATCCAGAAATATATATTGAAGCAGTTTTAAAGGAGTATTGA